The Tautonia plasticadhaerens nucleotide sequence GACCCGGCGGGCGTCCCCCGCCAGGTCGGGGGACGCCCCCGGGTTGAGGGCCCGGGCCCCGGATCGGTCCGGGATCCGCAGCGATCGGCGGCCCGAGTCGTACTCGGCCGGCGTCATGCCCATCGCCCGGGCCGCCCGGGCCCGGGCCCGGGGGTCGGCCTCCAGCCGATCGGCGGCGTCGAGCCAGCCGGCCCGCAGGACGCGGGCCGCCCCGGGGTTGGACCGGATCGCGTCGGCCCGGACGACCAGTACGTCGATCACCAGGCCCGGCATCGAGGCGCTGTCGCAGAGCACCACCCCTCCGGCCTCGACCAGCCGCTCCGTCTCGGGGGAGAAGGTGACGACCGCGTCGACCTGCCCCTGGGCGATCAGGCGGGGGTGCTCGGGTACGTCGGCGTTGACCACGACCAGGTCTCCAATGCCCAGGCCGGACCCCCGGAGGGCGCGGGCCAGCAGGAGCATGCCGACGCCGTGGGACTCGACCGCGACCCGACGGCCCCGGAGGTCGGCCACCGACCCCAGGTCGCCCCGGACCGCCACGATCGCGTCGCCGCCCATCGACTCGTCGGCCACGGCGAGCACCCGGGTCTCGACACCGGCCTGCTGGACCCGGAGCGCCTCGTCGAGCGTCAGGCAGGCCGCCTCCAGGACCTCGCCCTCCATCGCCCGGACGATCGCCGCGTCGGTCGGCAGCTCGACCGCCCGGATCAGCCCCGAGGGCCAATCCCCGTCCTCCCGGGCCAGGTAGGCCGGGGCGAATCCCGGCCAGCCGTGGATGCCCACCCGGAAGACCGGGGGCGGCTCCTCGGCCCTCATCGCGAGGACGGCCCCCGAGAGGGCCAGGGCCAGGGCCACGGCCGTCAGGGCCGGACCCATCCCCGGCGTCCCCCTCCCCCGGCCGCCTATCCCCCCCCCGGGGCCGCCTCCCGGGCGGGCGTCGTCGGCGCCGCGACGGCCCGGGCGGTCGCATGGGCTGTCGAATGTTTTCCGATTTAGGGTGGTGTCCATGCGTTTGATCGCCGATGTCCCCGGCCGGTCGTCCCCCCAAGCACCTGAGCACACCAATCCGGGGGAGTCGGGGACGGGTCTCCCCTGCGGGCGATTTCGATCCGTCGCCGGCCCGGCTACACTGGCCCGGGCCCCGTCATCCGACCGCATCCGATCCGATCGCATCCGACCCGATCGGGCCCGGCCCCGGGGATCATCCGGGGCCGACCCGGGGCGACCCCAGCCGAGGGAGCACCGAGC carries:
- a CDS encoding ABC transporter substrate-binding protein — encoded protein: MGPALTAVALALALSGAVLAMRAEEPPPVFRVGIHGWPGFAPAYLAREDGDWPSGLIRAVELPTDAAIVRAMEGEVLEAACLTLDEALRVQQAGVETRVLAVADESMGGDAIVAVRGDLGSVADLRGRRVAVESHGVGMLLLARALRGSGLGIGDLVVVNADVPEHPRLIAQGQVDAVVTFSPETERLVEAGGVVLCDSASMPGLVIDVLVVRADAIRSNPGAARVLRAGWLDAADRLEADPRARARAARAMGMTPAEYDSGRRSLRIPDRSGARALNPGASPDLAGDARRVAEELGAIGLLRGPTEPARLLPSPDEAEVLRW